A region from the Actinoplanes sp. OR16 genome encodes:
- the der gene encoding ribosome biogenesis GTPase Der, which produces MEFSSSDSASSDDSDFSGPVPVVAVVGRPNVGKSTLVNRIIGRRQAVVEDVAGVTRDRVPYDAQWSGRRFTVVDTGGWEPDARDRARAIAAQAEIAVQTADVVIFVVDVTVGATDVDEAAVKMLRRSHKPVILVANKADNQNLELEAVSLWQLGLGEPFPISALHGRGSGDLLDTILKALPPTPPIVEGGPRGPRRVALVGRPNVGKSSLLNRLAREERAVVDSVAGTTVDPVDSLVEMDGDVWQFVDTAGLRKRVHQASGTEYYASLRTAGAVEAAEVGVVLLDSGDVISEQDQRVISQVIEAGRALVIAYNKWDLVDADRRIFLDKEIDRDMKRVAWAVRVNISAKTGRAVDKLAPAIRKALASWEQRIPTGALNQWITALTQATPHPVRGGRAPRVLFVTQAGVAPPRFVLFTTGPFDAGYLRFIERKLREEFGFEGTPIELSVKPRKKLGPGGRGKAHG; this is translated from the coding sequence TTGGAGTTTTCCTCTTCTGACTCCGCCTCTTCGGATGATTCGGATTTCTCCGGACCTGTCCCTGTCGTCGCCGTCGTCGGCCGTCCCAACGTGGGCAAGTCGACGCTGGTCAACCGCATCATCGGCCGTCGTCAGGCTGTCGTGGAAGACGTGGCCGGGGTAACCCGGGACCGGGTTCCCTATGACGCTCAGTGGAGTGGGCGGCGGTTCACCGTCGTCGACACCGGTGGGTGGGAGCCTGACGCCCGCGACCGGGCCCGGGCCATCGCCGCGCAGGCGGAGATCGCCGTGCAGACCGCTGACGTCGTCATCTTCGTGGTCGATGTGACCGTCGGCGCCACCGACGTCGACGAGGCCGCGGTCAAGATGCTGCGGCGTAGTCACAAGCCGGTGATCCTGGTCGCCAACAAGGCCGACAATCAGAACCTCGAGCTCGAAGCGGTCAGCTTGTGGCAGCTCGGGCTGGGGGAGCCGTTCCCGATCTCGGCTCTGCACGGCCGTGGCTCCGGTGACCTGCTCGACACGATCCTCAAGGCGCTGCCGCCTACGCCGCCCATCGTCGAAGGCGGTCCTCGGGGGCCTCGCCGGGTGGCGCTGGTCGGGCGGCCGAATGTCGGTAAGTCGAGTCTGCTGAACCGGCTGGCTCGTGAAGAGCGGGCTGTTGTCGACTCTGTTGCCGGCACCACTGTCGACCCGGTGGACAGCCTCGTCGAGATGGATGGGGACGTCTGGCAGTTCGTCGACACGGCCGGGCTGCGGAAGCGGGTGCATCAGGCGTCGGGGACGGAGTACTACGCGTCTCTGCGTACGGCCGGTGCCGTGGAAGCTGCTGAAGTCGGTGTTGTCCTGCTGGACTCCGGTGATGTCATCAGTGAGCAGGATCAGCGGGTCATCTCTCAGGTGATCGAGGCCGGGCGTGCATTGGTGATCGCCTACAACAAGTGGGACCTGGTCGACGCTGACCGGCGGATCTTCCTGGACAAGGAGATCGACCGGGACATGAAGCGGGTGGCCTGGGCCGTCCGGGTCAACATCTCGGCTAAGACCGGCCGGGCTGTGGACAAGCTGGCTCCTGCTATCCGTAAGGCTTTGGCCTCGTGGGAGCAGCGGATTCCTACTGGTGCTCTGAACCAGTGGATCACTGCGTTGACGCAGGCCACGCCTCACCCGGTTCGAGGTGGGCGGGCTCCTCGGGTGCTGTTCGTGACTCAGGCCGGCGTGGCGCCGCCTCGGTTCGTGCTGTTCACCACCGGGCCGTTCGACGCCGGGTATCTGCGGTTCATCGAGCGCAAGCTGCGCGAGGAGTTCGGGTTCGAGGGGACTCCGATCGAACTCTCGGTGAAGCCCAGGAAGAAACTGGGTCCGGGGGGTCGGGGGAAGGCTCACGGGTAG
- a CDS encoding metalloregulator ArsR/SmtB family transcription factor, with product MAISDGRCVTAAVAAGMTPAVALFRSLADETRLRIVQRLAAGEARVVDLTSELGLAQSTVSKHLACLRDCRLVDYRIEGRQSFYALTRPELLDLLAAAEGVLAATGTAVALCPDHGIGETASAAEATTR from the coding sequence ATGGCGATCAGTGATGGTCGGTGTGTGACCGCGGCCGTGGCAGCGGGGATGACACCGGCGGTGGCGTTGTTCCGCTCCCTGGCCGATGAGACCCGGCTGCGGATCGTGCAACGCCTCGCCGCCGGCGAGGCCCGCGTCGTCGATCTGACCAGCGAACTCGGCCTGGCGCAGTCCACGGTCTCCAAGCACCTGGCCTGTCTGCGTGACTGCCGGCTGGTCGACTATCGCATCGAGGGCCGGCAGTCGTTCTATGCGCTGACCCGGCCCGAGCTGCTGGACCTGCTGGCCGCGGCCGAGGGCGTGCTCGCCGCGACCGGCACCGCCGTGGCGCTCTGCCCGGACCACGGCATCGGCGAAACCGCCTCCGCAGCCGAGGCGACGACCCGGTGA
- a CDS encoding TetR/AcrR family transcriptional regulator gives MRADAARNRALLLTAAEEAFAEHGMDASVADIAARAGIGKGTVFRHFPTKDDLLAAVMLDRIDALTTAGTKLLDAADPGAALLEFLTLAADRQQKNDLTVLQEAHAVNERLTEARTAMFTLIDTLVTRARDAGAIRADITGTDVVLLMCAPGHVAGFAPHGGPDLWRRYLAIIFDGLRPAGATPLPIPPPRMG, from the coding sequence ATGCGCGCTGATGCCGCCCGGAACCGGGCCCTGCTGCTGACTGCTGCCGAGGAGGCGTTCGCCGAGCACGGCATGGACGCCTCGGTCGCCGACATCGCGGCGCGGGCGGGCATCGGCAAGGGGACCGTCTTCCGCCACTTCCCGACGAAGGACGACCTGCTCGCGGCGGTGATGCTGGACCGCATCGACGCGCTGACGACGGCCGGCACGAAGTTGCTCGACGCCGCAGATCCGGGTGCGGCACTGCTGGAGTTCCTGACCCTGGCAGCCGACCGGCAGCAGAAGAACGACCTGACCGTGCTCCAAGAGGCGCACGCCGTCAACGAGCGGCTCACCGAGGCGCGAACCGCGATGTTCACCTTGATCGACACCCTGGTCACCCGGGCCCGTGACGCTGGCGCCATCCGCGCGGACATCACCGGGACCGACGTGGTGCTCCTCATGTGCGCACCGGGCCACGTGGCCGGTTTCGCCCCGCACGGCGGCCCCGACCTGTGGCGTCGCTATCTGGCGATCATCTTCGACGGCCTACGCCCGGCGGGCGCGACCCCGCTGCCGATCCCGCCGCCGCGGATGGGCTGA
- a CDS encoding dienelactone hydrolase family protein codes for MPTKTLHIPTADGQADAFAALPDAGGRHPAVLMYPDGFGIRPVLRQMAGELAEHGYYVLIPNVFYRHGPAPVIELPEHIGDEARTAIFAQLMPMIKTHTAERTRSDADDYLRFLTAQPEVSSGPVAVTGYCIGGLMAVRTAAAHPGQVAAVAGFHAPVGADGPDLLSKLTAQLHFGHAESDITPEALKELNETLKAAALSYTSEIYPGTNHGFTMSDTDAFNPAALQRHWDRLLSLLGDTLTTS; via the coding sequence ATGCCCACCAAGACGCTGCACATCCCCACTGCGGACGGCCAGGCCGACGCATTCGCCGCCCTCCCCGACGCTGGCGGTCGACACCCAGCAGTGCTGATGTACCCGGACGGCTTCGGCATCCGGCCCGTGCTGCGGCAGATGGCCGGTGAACTGGCCGAGCACGGATACTACGTGCTCATACCGAACGTCTTCTACCGGCACGGCCCGGCGCCCGTGATCGAGCTTCCCGAGCACATCGGAGACGAAGCCCGGACCGCGATCTTCGCCCAACTCATGCCCATGATCAAGACGCACACCGCCGAACGGACCCGGAGCGACGCCGACGACTATCTCCGGTTCCTCACCGCCCAACCCGAGGTCAGTAGCGGACCGGTCGCGGTGACCGGCTACTGCATCGGCGGCCTCATGGCGGTACGCACCGCTGCGGCCCACCCAGGCCAGGTGGCTGCCGTTGCCGGATTCCACGCCCCCGTGGGCGCCGACGGGCCGGACCTCCTGTCCAAGCTCACCGCCCAACTTCACTTCGGTCACGCCGAGAGCGACATAACCCCCGAGGCGCTCAAGGAGCTCAACGAGACCCTGAAGGCCGCGGCCCTCAGCTACACCTCCGAGATCTATCCCGGCACCAACCATGGCTTCACCATGTCCGACACCGACGCATTCAATCCGGCCGCGTTGCAACGCCACTGGGATCGCCTGCTGTCCTTGCTCGGCGACACCCTGACCACCAGCTGA
- a CDS encoding MarR family winged helix-turn-helix transcriptional regulator, which yields MTVSSQVEPRWLTDPEMRSWLNLAQVLILMPTALDRQLREDTGIPHAYYQILANLSASPGQSMRMTDLARMVGTTTSRLSHAVASLEQRGWVQREACPNDKRGQVACLTELGMDTLRSAAPGHVAEVRRLVFDHLSAEEVAQLEAITAKLLPALGQGCQR from the coding sequence GTGACCGTTTCCTCGCAGGTCGAACCCCGATGGCTCACCGACCCGGAGATGCGTAGCTGGCTGAACCTGGCTCAGGTTCTCATCCTGATGCCTACTGCTCTGGACCGGCAGCTGCGGGAGGACACCGGGATCCCGCACGCCTACTACCAGATCCTGGCGAACCTGAGCGCCTCCCCGGGACAGTCCATGCGGATGACGGACCTCGCGCGGATGGTCGGCACCACCACCAGCCGGCTCTCCCACGCCGTGGCCAGCCTCGAACAGCGCGGCTGGGTGCAGCGGGAAGCCTGCCCGAACGACAAGCGCGGCCAGGTCGCCTGCCTCACCGAACTGGGGATGGACACGCTGCGTTCGGCCGCCCCGGGTCACGTGGCCGAGGTGCGCCGGCTGGTGTTCGACCACCTGAGCGCGGAAGAGGTCGCCCAGCTGGAGGCGATCACGGCCAAGCTGCTGCCGGCGCTGGGCCAGGGCTGCCAGCGCTGA
- the cmk gene encoding (d)CMP kinase, whose translation MALQERPETCVVAVDGPSGSGKSTVSRRLAAAVEGVYLDTGAMYRAITWAVLQGGADLADPDAIAKIALETELSIGTDPSAPHFAANGVSVDEPIRGQEVTGAVSVVAAVPAVRKHLVALQQAIIAAHPRIIVEGRDIASVVAPDADLKVYLTASAAARAARRSAEDATDVAATEADLARRDKLDSSRAVDPLRQASDAIEVDTTGMGIDEVVAHLLDLLNSKVSK comes from the coding sequence GTGGCGCTTCAGGAACGGCCGGAAACGTGCGTGGTCGCCGTCGACGGCCCGTCCGGTTCGGGCAAATCCACCGTTTCCCGGCGGCTCGCCGCGGCGGTCGAGGGTGTGTACCTCGACACCGGCGCGATGTACCGCGCGATCACCTGGGCTGTGCTGCAGGGTGGCGCCGACCTCGCCGACCCGGACGCGATCGCCAAGATCGCGCTGGAGACCGAGCTGTCGATCGGCACCGACCCGTCCGCGCCGCACTTCGCGGCCAACGGGGTCAGCGTCGACGAGCCGATCCGCGGCCAGGAGGTCACCGGCGCCGTCTCCGTCGTCGCCGCCGTGCCGGCCGTGCGTAAACACCTGGTCGCGCTGCAGCAGGCGATCATCGCCGCCCACCCGCGCATCATCGTCGAGGGCCGCGACATCGCATCAGTGGTCGCCCCCGACGCCGACCTGAAGGTCTACCTGACCGCGTCCGCCGCCGCTCGCGCCGCCCGGCGCAGCGCCGAGGACGCCACCGACGTCGCCGCCACCGAGGCCGACCTGGCCCGCCGCGACAAGCTCGACTCCAGCCGCGCGGTCGACCCGCTGCGCCAGGCCTCCGACGCCATCGAGGTGGATACCACCGGGATGGGCATCGACGAGGTTGTGGCGCACCTGCTCGACCTGCTCAACAGCAAGGTAAGTAAGTGA
- a CDS encoding LLM class flavin-dependent oxidoreductase: MTVFSLQAQPSDAASWLTLATRAEESGFAALLAADHPGTSASPFVALAAAAAVTSHISLGSNVTNAGVREAAHIATDVATLDVVSGGRALVGLGAGHTPAEWEAIGRSRPGVQGRIDRCIEVASKVRALLDGELESPRPVRDRIPLTIGTANSRLLRWAGENADVVGLSGLGRTLEDGHRHEARWSRSQIEHQISQVRLGMASRPIPPTLEALVQIVEVTDDAEAAATPHADRIGIPVEELLAAPFALIGTLGEIRSSIRRNEQQWGITRYVVREPAFEAAAALLT; encoded by the coding sequence GTGACCGTTTTCTCCCTGCAAGCTCAGCCCTCCGACGCCGCCTCCTGGCTGACATTGGCCACCCGGGCGGAGGAGTCCGGCTTCGCCGCCTTGCTGGCCGCTGATCATCCGGGGACGAGCGCGTCGCCGTTCGTCGCCTTGGCCGCGGCGGCCGCCGTGACCTCACACATCAGCCTCGGATCCAACGTCACCAATGCGGGGGTACGGGAGGCAGCCCACATAGCCACCGACGTCGCGACCCTCGACGTGGTGTCCGGTGGGCGGGCGCTCGTCGGTCTCGGGGCGGGGCATACGCCTGCTGAGTGGGAGGCGATCGGCAGGTCACGTCCCGGCGTACAGGGAAGAATCGATCGCTGCATCGAGGTGGCCTCCAAGGTCCGGGCGCTCCTCGACGGTGAATTGGAGAGTCCTCGCCCGGTGCGGGATCGGATTCCGCTGACGATCGGGACCGCGAATTCGCGGCTGCTGCGCTGGGCCGGCGAGAACGCGGACGTCGTGGGGCTGAGCGGCCTCGGGCGGACCTTGGAGGACGGGCATCGCCATGAGGCGCGCTGGAGCCGTTCGCAGATCGAGCACCAGATCTCACAAGTGCGCCTCGGCATGGCCTCACGACCGATTCCGCCCACCCTGGAAGCGCTCGTGCAGATCGTCGAGGTGACCGATGACGCCGAGGCCGCCGCCACCCCGCACGCCGACCGCATCGGCATTCCGGTGGAGGAGTTGCTGGCGGCACCGTTCGCTCTCATCGGCACCCTGGGCGAGATCCGCTCGTCGATCCGCCGCAACGAGCAGCAGTGGGGGATCACGCGTTACGTGGTCCGCGAGCCGGCTTTCGAAGCGGCAGCCGCCCTGCTCACCTGA
- a CDS encoding cation transporter encodes MTSPINLTVSPHRRAQLNRRSLHLAYATAGYNLVEGIVAIAAGTAASSAALLGFGLDSFVEVSSALVVIWQFRSRIPEARERLALRLIAVSFFALAAWVTVDAARSLLGAEQADTSVVGIVIAATSVVVMPLLVWAKRRTGRELGSATVVADSMQTMLCTYLSAIVLVGLLLNATLGWWWADPAAALVIAAVAVREGVEAWRGEQCDDCAIPAAANGPADDCGCGPGCTDACRTDPSPTA; translated from the coding sequence GTGACCAGCCCGATCAACCTGACCGTGTCGCCGCACCGGCGTGCCCAGCTCAACCGGCGAAGCCTGCACCTGGCCTACGCGACCGCCGGATACAACCTCGTCGAAGGCATCGTCGCGATCGCTGCCGGCACCGCCGCGTCCTCTGCCGCGCTGCTCGGATTCGGCCTGGACTCCTTCGTCGAGGTGTCCAGCGCGCTGGTGGTGATCTGGCAGTTCCGCTCCCGGATCCCCGAGGCCCGCGAACGGCTCGCTCTGCGCCTGATCGCGGTGTCGTTCTTCGCCCTCGCCGCCTGGGTCACCGTCGACGCCGCCCGCTCGCTGCTCGGCGCGGAACAGGCCGACACCTCCGTGGTCGGGATCGTCATCGCCGCCACCTCGGTCGTGGTCATGCCGCTGCTGGTCTGGGCTAAACGGCGCACCGGCCGCGAACTCGGCTCCGCGACCGTGGTCGCCGACTCCATGCAGACCATGCTCTGCACCTACCTGTCCGCGATCGTCCTGGTAGGCCTCCTGCTCAACGCCACTCTCGGCTGGTGGTGGGCCGACCCGGCCGCCGCCCTGGTGATCGCCGCTGTCGCCGTCCGCGAAGGCGTCGAGGCATGGCGCGGGGAACAGTGCGATGACTGCGCGATCCCCGCCGCCGCAAACGGTCCAGCCGACGACTGCGGATGCGGCCCCGGCTGCACCGACGCATGCCGCACTGATCCCAGCCCGACCGCCTGA
- the ribA gene encoding GTP cyclohydrolase II — protein MTITLKLPATRVRTRVSVPLRFPDGYATTADVFTFTGLVDGKEHLALGLGPWRATLASVATGGEAPLVRPHSECLTGDVFGSERCDCGPQLREAVERIAGQGGFLLYLRQEGRGIGLYAKLDAYALQDTGLDTYQANLALGHGEDERDYTAAAQMLSALGVDRIRLLSNNPDKASQLGDLGVQVVERIPTEVHLTGANARYLTAKRDHTAHTLDLPLAG, from the coding sequence ATGACGATCACGCTGAAACTGCCGGCTACCCGGGTCCGCACCCGGGTCTCGGTGCCGCTGCGCTTCCCGGACGGGTACGCCACCACCGCCGACGTCTTCACCTTCACCGGTCTCGTCGACGGCAAGGAACACCTCGCCCTCGGCCTCGGCCCGTGGCGAGCCACCCTGGCGTCGGTCGCCACCGGCGGGGAGGCGCCGCTGGTCCGCCCGCACAGCGAATGCCTCACCGGCGACGTGTTCGGCAGTGAGCGCTGCGACTGCGGCCCGCAGCTGCGCGAGGCCGTCGAGCGGATCGCCGGGCAGGGCGGCTTCCTTCTCTATCTGCGGCAGGAGGGCCGGGGGATCGGGCTGTACGCGAAACTCGACGCCTACGCGCTGCAGGACACCGGGCTCGACACCTATCAGGCGAATCTGGCGCTCGGGCACGGCGAGGATGAGCGCGACTACACGGCTGCCGCGCAGATGCTCAGTGCGCTCGGGGTGGACCGGATCCGGCTGCTGAGCAACAACCCGGACAAGGCCTCGCAGCTCGGTGATCTCGGCGTTCAGGTCGTCGAGCGGATCCCGACCGAGGTTCACCTGACCGGGGCCAACGCCCGGTACCTGACTGCCAAGCGGGACCACACCGCGCACACGCTCGACCTGCCGCTGGCCGGCTGA
- a CDS encoding MFS transporter: MSVRAVVSLIALALSTFLYVTAETLPIGLLPLIAGDTGSTISQAGMLVTAYALVVVLSSVPLTRITHRIPRRLLLCALLAIFVAGNAASAVLDGYWPLLGSRIVVAMSQALFWSVVTPATAALFEARVRPRALSLLYAGSSLGALAGVPLGTWLGQTAGWQAAFLAMSAAGLVILVVIATLMPKAPPAQAETSVGSAPDAGRYWAIVVYTALAVTGSFTVLTYINPFLTEVSGFGEEAVSPLLFVRGLAGLAGVFVAGWLVGRNGWLTMAVMIGLQTVALFGQWVFGTSAAASVVTLAASGFALASMAAALGVRALETAPRSTDMAAAGTSTAFNVGIMGGALIGGVLIPAAGVRSVALAGAALSLLALVVVLLEPRLSSVTSLTPSRS, from the coding sequence ATGAGCGTGCGTGCCGTGGTGTCGCTGATCGCGCTGGCGCTGTCCACCTTTCTCTACGTGACGGCCGAGACGCTGCCGATCGGGCTGTTGCCGCTGATCGCCGGGGACACCGGCAGCACGATCTCGCAGGCCGGGATGCTCGTTACCGCGTACGCGCTCGTGGTGGTGCTTTCCTCCGTACCCCTCACCAGAATCACCCACCGCATCCCGCGCCGCCTGCTGCTCTGCGCCCTGCTCGCGATCTTCGTGGCCGGGAACGCGGCGTCGGCGGTGCTCGACGGCTATTGGCCGCTGCTGGGTTCGCGGATCGTCGTGGCGATGAGTCAGGCCCTGTTCTGGTCGGTGGTCACTCCCGCGACCGCGGCTCTCTTCGAGGCCCGGGTGCGTCCGCGTGCGCTTTCTCTTCTGTACGCCGGCAGCTCACTGGGAGCGCTCGCCGGAGTCCCTTTAGGGACGTGGCTGGGTCAGACAGCCGGGTGGCAGGCCGCGTTCCTGGCGATGAGCGCGGCCGGGCTGGTGATCCTCGTCGTGATCGCGACGCTGATGCCGAAGGCGCCGCCGGCGCAGGCCGAGACGTCGGTGGGGTCGGCGCCGGACGCGGGACGCTACTGGGCGATCGTGGTCTACACGGCGCTTGCGGTGACCGGGTCGTTCACGGTGCTGACCTACATCAACCCGTTCCTCACCGAGGTCAGCGGTTTCGGGGAGGAGGCGGTGAGTCCGCTGCTGTTCGTGCGCGGCCTGGCCGGGCTCGCGGGTGTGTTCGTGGCGGGTTGGCTGGTCGGGCGGAACGGCTGGCTGACGATGGCCGTGATGATCGGGCTGCAGACGGTGGCGCTTTTCGGTCAGTGGGTGTTCGGGACCTCCGCGGCCGCGTCGGTGGTCACCCTCGCCGCCTCCGGTTTCGCTCTGGCGTCGATGGCGGCTGCTCTGGGGGTACGGGCCCTCGAGACCGCCCCCAGGAGCACGGACATGGCCGCGGCGGGGACGTCGACGGCGTTCAACGTCGGCATCATGGGTGGTGCGCTGATCGGTGGTGTCCTCATCCCCGCCGCCGGGGTGCGCAGTGTTGCCCTGGCCGGGGCCGCGCTCAGCCTGCTCGCGCTGGTGGTCGTGCTGCTGGAGCCGCGGTTGTCCAGCGTGACCTCCCTTACCCCCAGCCGCTCTTGA
- a CDS encoding calcium-binding protein — protein sequence MSRALRLSRAGLVVFTCTATVGVLAAPAQAASTGVASVSGTKVLFSAGANKTNKVVITRSGRTVTIDDVVALKPGKGCKKVDKSKVRCTTGKTPTRVSVALGARNDSVVNKSGLSLSAGGGAGNDKIYGGPRADSLSGGDGNDQIWAGSGNDRLSGEQGSDGLHGGAGNDLLDGSYGNDRLYGDAGADAIDGGTGDDREYGGAGEDRFHQHPIPYVTSGADLVSGGSGVDFVSYQGRTRAITADLDGAKGDDGQAGEHDTLLADLEGIEGGGGDDRLTGHAGYDLLTGGPGNDILRGLGGNDYLDGGRGKDRLEGGDGNETLVGDGDSAGAVADVLLGNAGQDTVDYYGYTRPITVDLDGASGDDGQAGEHDTVGSDVEMVVGGQGSDRLTGNASANRLFGESGNDVLRGGAGNDLLSGDGGNDVLYGEAGDDWLDTGGGDSTESDHLDGGDDATAKGDDCWAGWADTTANCEYAELYWPAPVPGGIR from the coding sequence ATGTCTCGCGCACTCCGGCTATCCAGGGCTGGTCTGGTCGTTTTCACCTGCACCGCCACCGTCGGCGTGCTCGCCGCGCCCGCGCAAGCAGCCTCCACCGGCGTCGCGTCGGTCAGCGGCACCAAGGTGCTCTTCAGCGCGGGCGCCAACAAGACGAACAAGGTCGTGATCACGCGCTCCGGGCGCACCGTCACGATCGACGACGTGGTCGCGCTCAAGCCCGGCAAGGGCTGCAAGAAGGTCGACAAGTCGAAGGTCCGCTGCACGACCGGCAAGACACCGACCCGGGTCAGTGTCGCGCTGGGCGCCAGGAACGACTCGGTGGTCAACAAGTCCGGTCTGTCGCTGTCCGCAGGGGGTGGGGCCGGCAACGACAAGATCTACGGCGGCCCGCGCGCCGACTCGCTGTCCGGCGGTGATGGCAACGACCAGATCTGGGCCGGCTCCGGTAACGACCGCCTCTCCGGTGAGCAGGGTTCCGACGGGCTGCATGGTGGGGCCGGCAACGACCTGCTCGACGGCTCCTACGGCAACGACCGCCTGTACGGCGACGCCGGTGCGGACGCGATCGACGGCGGCACCGGTGACGACCGCGAGTACGGCGGGGCCGGCGAGGACCGGTTCCACCAGCACCCCATCCCGTACGTCACCAGCGGCGCGGATCTGGTCAGCGGGGGCAGCGGCGTCGACTTCGTCTCCTACCAGGGCCGGACGCGGGCGATCACCGCGGACCTGGACGGCGCCAAGGGTGACGACGGTCAGGCGGGCGAGCACGACACGCTGCTGGCCGACCTCGAAGGGATCGAGGGCGGCGGCGGCGATGACCGGCTGACCGGCCACGCCGGGTACGACCTGCTGACCGGTGGTCCAGGCAACGACATCCTGCGCGGCCTGGGCGGCAACGACTACCTCGACGGCGGGCGGGGCAAGGACCGGCTCGAGGGCGGCGACGGCAACGAGACCCTGGTGGGCGACGGGGACTCGGCGGGCGCGGTCGCGGACGTCCTGCTCGGTAACGCCGGCCAGGACACCGTCGACTACTACGGCTACACCCGGCCGATCACCGTGGACCTGGACGGCGCGTCGGGCGACGACGGCCAGGCCGGTGAACACGACACTGTCGGCTCGGACGTCGAGATGGTCGTGGGCGGGCAGGGTTCGGACCGGCTGACCGGCAACGCGTCGGCCAACCGGCTGTTCGGCGAGAGCGGCAACGACGTGCTCCGCGGTGGCGCCGGCAACGACCTGCTCTCCGGCGACGGCGGCAACGACGTGCTCTACGGCGAGGCCGGCGACGACTGGCTGGACACCGGCGGCGGCGACAGCACGGAGTCAGACCACCTGGACGGCGGAGACGACGCCACCGCGAAGGGGGACGACTGCTGGGCCGGCTGGGCCGACACCACGGCGAACTGCGAGTACGCGGAGCTGTACTGGCCCGCCCCGGTGCCGGGCGGGATCCGCTGA
- a CDS encoding deaminase, with protein MTLSPVSQIEGIASYADWMDAAITFSQLAPRVGDRYAVGAIVVDYDGSILATGYTGESDPHEHAEEAALAKIVPGTDLSRATIYTTMEPCTTRASRPASCTQLVIAAGLRKVVLALREPLLFADCDGVGTLLRAGVEVVELPMQADEVRAVNAHVLLPRQAG; from the coding sequence ATGACGCTCTCTCCGGTTTCTCAGATCGAAGGCATCGCGTCGTACGCCGACTGGATGGACGCAGCGATCACGTTCTCGCAGCTCGCGCCCCGAGTCGGCGACCGGTACGCGGTCGGCGCCATCGTCGTCGACTACGACGGCAGCATCCTCGCCACCGGATACACGGGCGAGAGTGACCCGCACGAGCACGCCGAGGAGGCCGCCCTCGCGAAGATCGTGCCCGGGACGGATCTGTCCCGGGCGACGATCTACACGACGATGGAGCCGTGCACGACCCGAGCGTCCCGGCCGGCGTCCTGCACCCAGCTGGTGATCGCCGCCGGGCTGCGGAAGGTGGTCCTCGCCCTGCGGGAGCCGCTGCTGTTCGCCGACTGCGACGGTGTCGGCACCCTGCTGCGGGCCGGCGTCGAGGTCGTCGAACTACCGATGCAGGCCGACGAGGTACGGGCCGTCAACGCACACGTGCTGCTTCCCCGCCAGGCAGGATGA